The following nucleotide sequence is from Pseudomonas sessilinigenes.
GCACTGCAACTTCGATGTGGTTGGCGACTGAGCTGCGTAGCGCAACGGCACAATAGCTATCGAGAATCTTATGAGCATTAGAACGACCTGCGTTGGCCTCACCGACGCCCTCCTGCGGGACTGGATCGTAGCGGAACACTTCGAGCGCCTGGCGGATGCAACGGTGGCACAGATTGCCCAGGCCTATGTCGGAGTCTACTCGGCCCGACCGACCAGTTGGCTGGCAGTCATGGCGCGCAATCGCAACCTCGATCGCAAGGCGGTACTGGCCATGGAAAACGCCAGCGACCTGCTACGAATCCCCGGCATGCGACGCTCCAAGTTCCTGCTTCCCGGCGAACTGGCGGCCAAGGTCTTCGCCGCCACCCGCTTGCCCCTGGCCAACCACGAATGGCGCCTGCGGGACGTCGGGCTCGGCCTGGACGATTACCGGCGACTGCTACCGGCACTGGTCGCGCTGGGCACCCGCGCCACCCTGAACCTGTCAGACATCGGCAAACAACTGGACCTGCCGGGGCCCCAGGCCCGTGCGGTGACATCGGTCGCCGCCTATGACGGCGCGCTGGTGCGTGTCCCGGCGACGAACCAATGGTCCAGCCGCTGGCTTTACTCCGCCGCTCCGGAAGGCTTGTTGCCCGGTGATGGCGTCCCCCTGGACCGCGACCAGCTGCAGCGCGATCTGGCCGCGCGCTACCTCGAGCACTACGGACCGGTCACCGTCGATGACCTGGCCTGGTGGCTCGGGGTTTCGAAGGAAACCGCACGCACGCTGCTTCAAGCCTGCGCAGCCTGCCAGATCGCCGACCAGATGTGGCACAGCCAGGCGGGACTGGCACGTCTTGAACAATTCATCCAAAGCACCACCTCCCCGGCAAGCGCGCAGATTCGCTTCCTGCCGGCCTGGGACCCCCTGGTAATGGGTTATGCCCCGGGTTCGAGGCAGCGCGCCTGCCTGGGGCTGGAACGGGTCGGCGGCTACGACTCGGCCGG
It contains:
- a CDS encoding DNA glycosylase AlkZ-like family protein, whose product is MSIRTTCVGLTDALLRDWIVAEHFERLADATVAQIAQAYVGVYSARPTSWLAVMARNRNLDRKAVLAMENASDLLRIPGMRRSKFLLPGELAAKVFAATRLPLANHEWRLRDVGLGLDDYRRLLPALVALGTRATLNLSDIGKQLDLPGPQARAVTSVAAYDGALVRVPATNQWSSRWLYSAAPEGLLPGDGVPLDRDQLQRDLAARYLEHYGPVTVDDLAWWLGVSKETARTLLQACAACQIADQMWHSQAGLARLEQFIQSTTSPASAQIRFLPAWDPLVMGYAPGSRQRACLGLERVGGYDSAGNGRPVVLIGGRAVATWNTAAKGSKRSLSIDASTLADQEREAVLEAASLLAQQIGAFHEIQNTTTA